A DNA window from Penaeus vannamei isolate JL-2024 chromosome 5, ASM4276789v1, whole genome shotgun sequence contains the following coding sequences:
- the LOC138861717 gene encoding uncharacterized protein has product MSTAKATPYDRSLGAASREPTYRPCSSTLLRIPLTLCPLIPALLIPVPLTLSPLIPSPHHTSSFHTISSHTTSSSHHLLSYHILSHQLHSCHILSHHPFPHQFLSYYILITSAPLIPYPHHTSSSHTSSSHTISFHTTSFHSISSSHQPLSHQFLSHHFLITPAPLIQSLTSAPLIPHPVTPAPFIPYPHHTISSHTSSPHIIPLSHYLLSHQFLSYHLLSHQLLSYHLSHQLLPYHILITPAPLTPVPLLPFPLRTAPLSRHHVDAINARSLLVMVHCR; this is encoded by the exons ATGAGCACTGCAAAAGCCACGCCATATGATAGGAGCCTCGGGGCCGCCTCTCGAGAACCTACCTACCGCCCGTGCAGCTCGACTTTGTTGCGGA TTCCTCTTACACTGTGTCCTCTCATACCAGCCCTTCTCATACCAGTTCCTCTCACATTATCTCCTCTCATACCATCTCCTCACCACACCAGCTCTTTTCATACCATCTCCTCTCACACCACATCCTCATCACACCATCTCCTCTCATACCATATCCTCTCACACCAGCTCCATTCATGCCATATCCTTTCACACCATCCCTTCCCACACCAGTTTCTCTCATACTATATCCTCATCACATCAGCCCCTCTCATACCATATCCTCATCACACCAGTTCCTCTCACACAAGTTCCTCTCATACCATATCCTTTCACACCACCTCCTTTCATTCCATATCCTCATCACACCAGCCCCTCTCACACCAGTTCCTCTCACATCACTTCCTCATCACACCAGCTCCTCTCATACAATCTCTCACATCAGCCCCTCTCATACCACATCCTGTCACACCAGCTCCTTTCATACCATATCCTCATCACACCATTTCCTCTCACACCAGTTCCCCTCATATCATACCCTTATCACACTATCTCCTCTCACACCAGTTCCTCTCATACCATCTCCTCTCACACCAGCTCCTCTCATACCATCTCTCACACCAGCTCCTTCCATACCATATCCTCATCACACCAGCCCCTCTCACACCAGTTCCCCTCCTGCCATTCCCTCTCCGAACAGCCCCCCTTTCTCGCCACCATGTTGATGCCATAAATGCAAGGAGCCTCTTGGTGATGGTGCACTGCAGGTAG